The following are encoded in a window of Sutcliffiella horikoshii genomic DNA:
- a CDS encoding CvfB family protein — protein sequence MQTGTVLELTVDRETPLGYMLTDGEETILLHKNEATRDLGEDETVEVFLYADQKSRITATMTIPKGLNGHEWMEVVEVLPGLGTFINIGIAKDALIPADDLPVFEEIWPQVGDHLLCRIKTDRRGKLIGKLATQDVMLDRSINAPSNILNQNIQGTIYRLLKVGSYMISNEGYVGFIHNSERKDEPRLGQVVEGRVIDVKDDGTINVSLLPRKQEAMDEDAQVIMDYLELRGGAMPYSDKSAPEDIKEQFNISKAAFKRAMGKLLKQGLIRQSEGWTYKKEEEK from the coding sequence ATGCAAACAGGTACGGTATTAGAATTAACGGTTGATCGCGAGACGCCGCTTGGATATATGCTAACAGATGGAGAAGAGACTATCCTTCTTCATAAAAATGAAGCAACAAGAGATTTAGGGGAAGATGAAACGGTGGAAGTATTCTTATACGCTGACCAAAAGAGCCGTATCACAGCTACCATGACCATCCCCAAAGGTCTAAATGGGCATGAATGGATGGAAGTAGTGGAAGTGCTGCCAGGACTTGGCACTTTTATTAACATCGGTATTGCCAAGGATGCACTTATTCCTGCAGACGACCTTCCAGTGTTTGAAGAGATTTGGCCTCAAGTTGGCGACCATTTGCTGTGCCGTATAAAAACGGACCGCCGTGGAAAATTGATTGGAAAACTTGCTACACAAGATGTAATGTTAGACAGATCCATTAATGCACCATCCAATATTCTTAATCAAAATATTCAAGGGACTATCTACCGCCTTTTAAAAGTAGGAAGCTACATGATTTCAAATGAAGGCTATGTAGGCTTCATTCATAACTCAGAACGTAAGGATGAGCCAAGATTGGGCCAGGTAGTGGAAGGAAGAGTCATTGATGTAAAGGATGACGGAACCATTAATGTCTCTCTATTGCCACGCAAACAAGAAGCAATGGATGAAGATGCCCAAGTTATCATGGACTATCTTGAGCTAAGAGGGGGAGCGATGCCTTATAGTGATAAAAGTGCCCCTGAGGATATCAAGGAGCAGTTCAATATCAGCAAAGCCGCATTTAAGCGTGCAATGGGCAAACTCTTGAAACAAGGATTGATTCGTCAGTCCGAGGGTTGGACGTATAAAAAGGAAGAAGAAAAATAA
- a CDS encoding LacI family DNA-binding transcriptional regulator, protein MAVTIKDVAKIANVAPSTVSRVIANNPRISEKTKKRVREAMEELGYHPNFIARSLANQSTQVIGLVMPASADKTFQNPFFPEVLRGISTAAHEKQYALQMSTGVTGNEILEGVMQMVQGRRVDGIILLYSAVEDKIIKYLQKECFPFVVIGKPFEQVEEITHVDNDNYRAAKEATQHLIGLGHKRVAFVGGSIQLVVTIDRLLGYEKAIRDAGIPYKDEYIIHEEFLKEGGQEAISELLSLDEPPTALVVSDDLMSLGILNTLHDMGISVPDQMSIVSFNNVLLAEVARPPLTSVDINIFQLGFQAAKTLIQKVKDPSEPTKRIIIPHTMVKRQTCKDMTK, encoded by the coding sequence ATGGCAGTTACTATAAAAGATGTCGCAAAGATTGCCAATGTGGCACCTTCCACAGTTTCTCGGGTAATCGCGAACAATCCACGCATAAGTGAAAAAACAAAAAAGCGCGTGAGAGAAGCAATGGAAGAGCTTGGATACCATCCAAACTTTATTGCCAGAAGCCTGGCTAATCAATCCACACAAGTAATCGGACTTGTGATGCCGGCATCAGCAGATAAAACGTTTCAAAACCCATTTTTCCCAGAGGTGCTAAGGGGAATTAGCACAGCTGCACACGAAAAACAATATGCCCTTCAAATGTCAACCGGAGTAACCGGCAACGAGATCTTAGAAGGTGTCATGCAGATGGTTCAAGGACGCCGTGTTGATGGCATCATCCTTCTGTATTCGGCTGTCGAAGATAAAATCATCAAGTATTTGCAAAAAGAGTGCTTCCCATTTGTCGTCATTGGTAAACCGTTTGAACAGGTAGAAGAGATTACTCATGTGGATAATGACAATTACCGTGCCGCAAAAGAAGCGACACAGCATCTTATCGGACTTGGACATAAGCGAGTGGCATTTGTCGGAGGAAGCATTCAATTGGTGGTAACCATTGACCGATTGCTGGGCTATGAAAAAGCGATCAGGGACGCAGGAATTCCTTACAAAGATGAATACATCATTCATGAGGAATTTTTGAAAGAAGGGGGACAAGAAGCGATTTCTGAACTTCTTTCTCTTGATGAGCCCCCTACAGCTCTGGTTGTATCTGATGACCTGATGTCACTCGGTATCCTCAATACCTTGCATGACATGGGAATTTCCGTACCGGACCAGATGTCCATTGTAAGCTTTAATAATGTGTTGCTTGCAGAAGTGGCAAGGCCGCCATTGACTTCTGTTGACATCAACATCTTTCAACTAGGCTTTCAGGCTGCCAAGACATTAATCCAAAAGGTAAAAGATCCGTCTGAGCCGACAAAGCGGATCATCATCCCACATACGATGGTGAAGCGCCAGACATGTAAGGATATGACGAAGTGA
- a CDS encoding YajQ family cyclic di-GMP-binding protein: MAKESSFDIVSKVDLSEVTNAINIALKEIQNRFDFKGSVSDIKLEKEEIVLLSDSEFKLDQLKDVMVSKMIKRNVPTKNIQYGKIEDASKGAVRQRGKLVQGIDKDNTKKINTIIKNSGLKVKTQIQDDQVRVTGKNRDDLQQVIAALREADLDIDLQFVNYR, translated from the coding sequence ATGGCAAAAGAGAGTTCTTTTGATATTGTTTCAAAAGTAGATTTATCTGAAGTGACAAACGCTATTAATATTGCGTTAAAAGAAATTCAGAATCGATTTGACTTTAAAGGTTCTGTTAGTGACATTAAGTTAGAAAAAGAAGAAATTGTCCTTCTTTCCGACAGTGAATTTAAATTGGATCAATTGAAAGATGTAATGGTTAGTAAAATGATTAAGCGAAATGTTCCAACGAAAAATATTCAATACGGTAAAATTGAAGATGCTTCTAAAGGAGCCGTTCGTCAACGCGGAAAGCTTGTTCAAGGCATTGATAAAGACAATACGAAAAAAATTAACACCATCATCAAAAACTCCGGATTAAAAGTGAAAACGCAAATTCAGGATGACCAGGTACGTGTAACAGGAAAGAACCGTGATGATCTTCAACAGGTGATTGCTGCTCTTCGTGAAGCTGACTTGGATATCGACCTGCAATTTGTAAACTACCGTTAA
- a CDS encoding SDR family oxidoreductase, which produces MTKQQKQTLPPQHQNQQPGIESEMTPKPKSEDSTYKGSGKLKDKVAILTGGDSGIGRAVAIYYAKEGADIAIVYLNEHEDAKETQRQVEAEGRKCHLISGDIGEETFCKQVVDETMANFSKIDILVNNAAEQHPQESIEDITAAQLEKTFRTNIFSFFYLTKAALPYLASGSCIINTASVTAYAGNELLVDYSATKGAIVAFTRSLALQLVGKGIRVNGVAPGPIWTPLIPSTFSSGKVASFGANTPMKRPGQPEEVAPSYVFLASDDASYMTGQMLHVNGGKIVNG; this is translated from the coding sequence ATGACAAAACAGCAGAAACAAACGCTTCCCCCACAGCATCAAAACCAGCAGCCTGGCATAGAGTCCGAGATGACACCTAAACCTAAGTCTGAGGACTCAACATATAAAGGCAGTGGAAAGTTAAAGGACAAAGTGGCCATCCTTACTGGCGGAGACAGCGGGATCGGTAGAGCTGTCGCTATTTATTATGCAAAAGAAGGGGCAGACATTGCAATCGTCTATTTAAATGAACACGAGGATGCAAAGGAAACACAAAGACAGGTAGAGGCGGAAGGTCGGAAGTGCCACCTTATTTCAGGCGATATTGGTGAAGAGACATTCTGCAAGCAAGTCGTGGATGAAACAATGGCCAACTTTAGTAAAATAGACATCCTTGTCAATAATGCAGCGGAACAACATCCACAGGAAAGTATTGAAGATATAACTGCTGCACAGCTGGAGAAAACATTCCGGACGAACATTTTTTCCTTTTTCTATTTAACGAAGGCTGCGCTACCTTATTTGGCAAGCGGGAGTTGCATTATCAATACCGCATCTGTGACAGCTTATGCTGGTAATGAATTGCTGGTGGATTATTCGGCTACCAAAGGTGCCATCGTGGCATTTACGCGTTCTTTGGCTCTTCAATTGGTTGGAAAAGGGATACGCGTTAACGGAGTGGCTCCAGGACCGATCTGGACGCCATTAATACCGTCAACGTTTTCAAGCGGCAAGGTTGCTAGCTTTGGAGCAAATACGCCTATGAAGCGGCCTGGGCAGCCTGAAGAGGTCGCACCAAGCTACGTGTTTTTAGCAAGTGATGACGCCTCTTACATGACCGGACAGATGCTGCATGTGAACGGTGGGAAGATTGTGAACGGTTAA
- a CDS encoding sugar ABC transporter permease has protein sequence MNLKTKSKIEVSLIYLFLGFMFIIIAYPLLWTIGLSLNPGTSLYSASMIPENWSLEHYVWLFTDPQSDYLIWYKNSIIVAIANSFFSVMITAFVAYAFSRYRFKGRTYGLYAFLLLQMFPALMAMVAIYILLNMVGLLDSLVGLTIVYIGGQIPFNAWLVKGYFDTIPKELDEAARMDGAGHFGVFFKIMLPLAKPILAVVALFNFMAPFTDFILPRIVLRSPENFTLALGLFNFINDQFANNFTRFAAGSILIAIPIALLFLFLQRYLIAGLTAGGTKG, from the coding sequence ATGAACCTTAAAACGAAATCCAAGATCGAAGTATCATTGATCTACTTATTCCTAGGCTTCATGTTCATCATTATTGCCTACCCACTTTTATGGACAATCGGCTTATCACTGAATCCTGGAACAAGTCTTTATTCCGCTTCCATGATTCCGGAAAACTGGTCACTTGAACATTATGTTTGGTTATTTACAGATCCTCAGAGTGACTACTTGATATGGTATAAAAACAGTATCATTGTGGCTATTGCCAACTCGTTCTTTTCAGTAATGATTACGGCGTTTGTTGCTTACGCATTCTCTCGTTACCGTTTCAAAGGTAGAACGTATGGACTATACGCATTCTTATTATTGCAAATGTTCCCAGCGTTAATGGCAATGGTAGCCATTTATATCTTATTGAACATGGTAGGTTTATTAGATTCCCTTGTAGGTTTAACAATCGTGTATATCGGTGGACAGATTCCATTTAATGCATGGCTTGTAAAAGGGTATTTCGATACGATTCCAAAAGAGTTGGATGAAGCGGCTAGAATGGACGGAGCAGGACATTTTGGAGTATTCTTTAAAATCATGCTTCCACTAGCGAAGCCAATCTTAGCGGTTGTAGCGCTATTTAACTTCATGGCGCCATTTACAGACTTTATCTTGCCACGAATTGTATTGAGAAGCCCAGAGAATTTCACGTTGGCACTTGGACTGTTCAACTTTATCAATGACCAATTTGCTAACAACTTCACTCGTTTTGCGGCAGGTTCCATCCTAATTGCCATTCCAATAGCATTGTTATTCCTGTTCTTACAACGCTATTTGATTGCTGGACTAACTGCAGGTGGAACAAAAGGATAA
- a CDS encoding alpha-amylase family glycosyl hydrolase, whose translation MKRVMGLILVPFLLFSAWFVPSVQPVNAEKEEHAWQDEIIYFIMIDRFNNGDTSNDFEVNRDDPKSYHGGDFRGITEKLDYLKDMGFTALWLTPIVQNEEKGYHGYWTEDFYNTEEHFGSIEEFKELVKEAHKRDMKIIVDLVVNHTGYQHAWLNETDKQNWFHPNEPIRNWDDQEQVENGWIYGLPDLNQDNPETRKYLIDMAKWWIEETDIDGYRLDTVKHVPKDFWKEFSEEMKSVKEDFFLIGEVWHDDPNYVAGYQETGIDSFVDFPTYNEITRVFSGPDESLTRLDSLFQSKQKLYENPYVLGTFLDNHDVERFTRAAIKKKQHPPTRLKLALAYMYTTPGIPIMYYGTEIALDGGEDPDNRRDMNFRADKELIDYITKLAELRKTMPSLTHGSYEMVYDDNAMTVIKREYEEETTFVAINNSSETQVAPIDAELVGEDLELRGTLGDELVRNSDGKYTIGLDRETAEIYTVKEDSGINVGFVSAMALIYGGFIAFIAAAVMRRKKKNKQ comes from the coding sequence ATGAAAAGAGTGATGGGGCTCATTCTCGTTCCGTTTCTTCTTTTTTCTGCATGGTTCGTTCCATCCGTTCAACCTGTAAACGCTGAAAAAGAAGAACACGCATGGCAAGATGAGATAATTTATTTTATCATGATTGACCGATTTAATAATGGCGACACCTCAAATGACTTTGAGGTAAACCGAGATGATCCAAAATCATATCACGGCGGAGATTTCCGTGGAATTACAGAAAAGCTAGATTACTTAAAGGATATGGGATTCACTGCCCTTTGGCTGACCCCAATCGTTCAAAATGAAGAAAAAGGGTACCATGGCTATTGGACGGAAGACTTCTATAATACAGAAGAACATTTCGGTAGCATTGAAGAATTTAAGGAACTAGTGAAAGAAGCACACAAAAGAGACATGAAAATTATCGTGGACCTTGTTGTCAACCACACTGGTTACCAGCACGCATGGCTAAATGAAACTGACAAACAGAACTGGTTTCACCCTAATGAACCTATCCGTAACTGGGATGACCAAGAACAAGTGGAAAACGGCTGGATTTACGGTCTTCCAGATTTAAATCAAGACAATCCAGAGACCAGAAAATACCTCATTGACATGGCTAAATGGTGGATTGAAGAGACAGACATTGACGGCTACAGATTAGACACTGTAAAACATGTTCCGAAAGATTTCTGGAAAGAGTTTTCAGAAGAAATGAAATCGGTTAAAGAAGACTTTTTCCTAATCGGGGAAGTATGGCATGATGACCCGAACTATGTGGCAGGTTATCAAGAAACAGGGATAGATTCGTTCGTTGATTTTCCGACATACAATGAAATTACGCGTGTATTTTCCGGACCGGATGAATCATTGACTCGCTTGGATTCATTGTTCCAAAGTAAGCAAAAACTCTATGAAAATCCGTATGTCCTTGGAACGTTTTTGGACAATCATGATGTAGAGCGCTTTACAAGAGCAGCCATTAAAAAGAAACAGCATCCTCCAACACGGTTGAAGCTAGCATTGGCCTATATGTACACCACACCAGGTATACCGATCATGTATTATGGGACGGAAATAGCGCTTGATGGGGGAGAAGACCCAGATAACCGAAGAGATATGAACTTTAGAGCGGACAAGGAACTAATCGATTATATTACAAAGCTCGCAGAACTTCGTAAAACCATGCCAAGCCTTACACACGGGTCGTATGAGATGGTGTATGACGATAATGCCATGACCGTTATTAAACGGGAGTACGAAGAAGAAACCACCTTTGTCGCAATCAATAATTCCAGTGAAACGCAAGTTGCTCCTATCGACGCTGAACTTGTAGGTGAAGATCTTGAACTGCGTGGCACTTTGGGAGATGAATTGGTTCGTAATTCTGACGGCAAGTACACAATCGGACTGGATAGAGAAACGGCAGAGATCTATACCGTGAAAGAGGATTCCGGTATTAATGTAGGGTTTGTCAGTGCGATGGCATTGATTTACGGTGGCTTTATTGCATTTATCGCAGCTGCTGTAATGAGAAGAAAGAAAAAGAATAAACAATAA
- a CDS encoding sugar ABC transporter substrate-binding protein, which yields MKKFLAMLMVAVLTLGVLAACGPQRDTGNNAGGNGGSAEGEGTTTEGADKPEKLTVWVNDDEKQRAALDEIFAAYTEETGIEVEATGISMLDQVEALALDGPAGNGPDVFFGPHDRLGDIVLRGLADPIDLGEDASLYSETAMNAVTVDGEAYGVPQVIETYGMFYNKDLVSAEEIATMEGLMKVAEEQTDAGSDKYGFLMEATNFYFIYPFFAGNGGYVFNNDGSGFDASDIGLANEGAVQGGELVQSWFDNGYIPKEINGDIMSGLFTEGKVATVLTGPWNIATYRDALGDKLGTATLPKLENGDVPKSFVGVKAWMLSSFSENKEWSIDLMKFITNYDNAMKYYEVAGEMPALQEALDSDEIANDELIGAFAEQTQYGEPMPNIPQMQQVWDPMGSALQFIANGDDVGEVLEEAVKTIEDNIAASGAE from the coding sequence ATGAAAAAGTTTTTAGCAATGCTTATGGTTGCTGTCCTTACATTAGGCGTACTTGCAGCTTGTGGTCCACAACGTGACACAGGTAACAACGCAGGCGGAAACGGTGGATCAGCAGAAGGCGAAGGCACTACAACTGAAGGTGCTGATAAGCCTGAAAAGTTAACAGTTTGGGTAAACGATGACGAGAAACAAAGAGCGGCATTAGATGAAATCTTTGCAGCTTATACAGAAGAAACTGGTATTGAAGTAGAAGCTACTGGTATTTCTATGTTGGATCAAGTTGAAGCGCTTGCTCTTGACGGTCCAGCTGGTAACGGCCCAGACGTATTCTTCGGTCCACATGACCGTCTTGGTGATATTGTTCTTCGTGGTCTAGCTGACCCAATCGACTTAGGGGAAGATGCTTCTCTTTACAGTGAAACTGCTATGAATGCAGTAACAGTTGATGGTGAAGCTTATGGAGTACCTCAAGTTATTGAAACTTACGGTATGTTCTACAATAAAGATCTTGTATCTGCAGAAGAAATCGCAACAATGGAAGGCCTTATGAAAGTTGCTGAAGAGCAAACTGACGCTGGTTCAGACAAATACGGATTCTTAATGGAAGCAACTAACTTCTATTTCATCTATCCTTTCTTCGCTGGTAACGGCGGATATGTATTCAACAATGATGGTTCTGGTTTCGATGCTTCTGATATCGGTCTTGCTAACGAAGGCGCTGTACAAGGTGGAGAACTTGTTCAATCTTGGTTCGACAACGGTTACATCCCTAAAGAAATCAATGGCGATATCATGAGTGGTCTTTTCACAGAAGGTAAGGTTGCAACTGTACTTACAGGTCCTTGGAACATCGCTACTTACAGAGATGCTTTAGGTGACAAATTAGGTACAGCTACATTACCGAAGCTTGAGAATGGAGACGTTCCTAAGTCTTTCGTTGGTGTAAAAGCTTGGATGTTAAGTTCTTTCTCTGAAAACAAAGAGTGGTCTATTGACTTAATGAAATTCATCACTAACTATGACAACGCAATGAAGTATTATGAAGTTGCTGGTGAAATGCCTGCATTACAAGAAGCTTTAGATAGTGATGAAATCGCTAATGACGAGCTTATCGGTGCATTCGCTGAGCAAACTCAATATGGTGAGCCAATGCCAAACATTCCACAAATGCAACAAGTTTGGGACCCAATGGGTAGCGCTCTTCAGTTCATCGCTAACGGAGACGATGTTGGTGAAGTATTAGAAGAAGCGGTTAAAACAATCGAAGATAATATTGCGGCTAGTGGAGCTGAATAA
- a CDS encoding sugar ABC transporter permease, producing MSGTATEKMRSHNPTLAMVLSIIFAGLGQLYNRRYAKGITFIIIEAAFLITFFEFLNIGYWGLFTLGEIPRVDHSIFLLIQGLISVIITVFAVAIYYLNVVDARNNAIDLKLGKEKPTVKEALKNFYDNGFPYFMVIPGLILLLFIVVLPLMFMVSLAFTDYNLYNTPPRALLSWVGFENFTSLVSIPLWKSTFVSVFAWTIVWTVCATTGQIALGLFLALLVNDPRIKYKRFIRTILILPWAVPAFVTILIFAAMFNDRFGAINRDILSTIGVALPWLTDPFYTKIAIIMIQTWLGFPFVFALFTGVLQSISKDWYEAADVDGGTRFQKFRFITMPHLLFATAPLLIMQYAGNFNNFNIIYLFNQGGPAVRGQNAGGSDILISWVYKLTFDTSNYNMAAAISIILGLIVAGFAFFQFRRTRSFKEEGNI from the coding sequence ATGTCCGGCACAGCAACTGAAAAAATGCGCTCACACAATCCAACCTTAGCGATGGTCCTTTCCATTATTTTTGCTGGGTTAGGTCAACTCTATAACCGCAGATATGCGAAAGGTATTACATTCATTATCATTGAAGCTGCATTTTTGATTACGTTTTTCGAGTTTCTTAACATTGGTTATTGGGGCCTATTCACACTTGGAGAAATTCCTCGAGTAGACCACTCCATCTTTTTATTAATACAAGGACTAATTTCTGTTATTATCACTGTTTTTGCAGTGGCCATATACTACCTGAACGTAGTGGATGCAAGAAACAATGCAATCGACTTGAAGTTGGGAAAAGAAAAGCCGACTGTAAAAGAAGCGCTTAAAAACTTCTATGACAATGGATTTCCATACTTCATGGTTATTCCTGGCTTAATCCTGCTTTTATTCATTGTAGTACTACCTTTAATGTTCATGGTTTCCTTGGCATTTACCGACTACAACTTGTATAACACACCACCAAGAGCATTATTAAGTTGGGTAGGTTTTGAGAACTTTACAAGTCTGGTATCGATTCCACTTTGGAAATCAACTTTTGTAAGTGTATTCGCCTGGACGATTGTTTGGACAGTTTGTGCAACCACTGGCCAGATCGCATTAGGACTATTCTTAGCATTGTTAGTAAATGACCCCCGCATTAAATATAAACGCTTTATCCGTACGATTTTGATTTTACCTTGGGCAGTACCTGCTTTCGTAACGATTTTGATTTTTGCTGCAATGTTTAATGACCGTTTTGGTGCCATTAACCGGGACATCTTAAGTACTATTGGTGTTGCGCTTCCTTGGTTGACCGATCCGTTCTATACAAAAATCGCGATTATCATGATTCAAACATGGTTAGGATTCCCGTTCGTTTTCGCATTGTTCACTGGGGTACTTCAAAGTATTTCCAAGGACTGGTACGAAGCGGCAGATGTAGATGGCGGAACACGATTCCAGAAATTCCGTTTTATCACGATGCCACATCTATTATTTGCAACTGCACCACTATTGATTATGCAATACGCAGGAAACTTCAATAACTTTAACATCATCTATCTATTTAACCAGGGTGGCCCTGCTGTGCGTGGACAAAATGCCGGCGGATCGGACATCTTGATTTCATGGGTATATAAACTGACATTCGACACGAGTAACTACAACATGGCAGCAGCTATATCAATTATACTCGGACTAATTGTAGCCGGATTTGCCTTCTTCCAATTCCGTCGTACTCGTTCGTTTAAAGAGGAGGGTAATATTTAA
- a CDS encoding GNAT family N-acetyltransferase, whose amino-acid sequence MIIREARIEDAEALLKHAKKVYGEGRNLLTSPEEFNVTVEQEVQWLKDNMEKGHLTLVAEQASNIVGMLNATKGSRKRVKHICMFGISIQEEFCNNGLGSKMIHRLLDWAKEDKDIEKVCLEVFAHNERAIHVYEKLGFKVEGRKERHVRFEDGTYSDELLMGQFI is encoded by the coding sequence ATGATAATAAGAGAAGCAAGAATAGAAGATGCTGAAGCACTTTTAAAGCATGCCAAAAAAGTATACGGAGAAGGTCGCAACCTTTTAACCTCACCGGAAGAATTCAACGTCACCGTAGAACAGGAAGTACAATGGCTGAAAGATAATATGGAAAAAGGACACCTTACCCTTGTGGCAGAACAAGCCTCCAATATTGTTGGTATGCTTAATGCCACAAAAGGCTCTAGAAAAAGAGTAAAGCATATCTGCATGTTTGGCATCAGTATACAAGAAGAGTTCTGTAACAATGGATTAGGAAGCAAGATGATACATAGACTGCTTGATTGGGCAAAAGAGGATAAAGATATAGAAAAAGTGTGCTTGGAAGTGTTTGCCCACAATGAACGTGCCATTCATGTATATGAAAAGCTTGGATTTAAAGTGGAAGGAAGAAAAGAACGGCATGTGAGATTTGAGGACGGAACATATTCGGACGAACTATTGATGGGACAATTTATTTAA
- a CDS encoding YitT family protein: MDVQQHVKKVLIVLVGAFLNAIAMNFFLIPADVYASGFTGVSQLIFRISEDFLPFTVSTGITLLLLNIPVTILAWKKVGRSFTIYSFLSVFLMSFFLEVVPIYSFNDDILLNAVFGGVIAAVGVGLTLKWGASTGGLDIIAMILSRMKDKPVGTYFFALNAVIIVTAGLVFGWEKALYTLVTLYASTRVIDAIHTRHEKLTAMIVTKKGQAVKEAIHAKMVRGITSVPARGAFTGEDKEMLMIVITRYEMYDLERILKEADPNAFTNIVQTTGIFGFFRKD, from the coding sequence ATGGATGTGCAACAACATGTAAAAAAGGTGCTAATTGTACTAGTGGGAGCATTTTTAAACGCGATTGCGATGAATTTCTTCCTCATACCGGCGGATGTTTATGCTAGTGGGTTTACAGGTGTATCCCAGCTGATCTTCCGTATTTCTGAAGATTTTCTTCCTTTTACGGTATCTACAGGTATAACGTTATTGCTTCTTAATATACCGGTTACCATATTGGCGTGGAAGAAGGTAGGACGCTCTTTTACTATTTATAGTTTTTTAAGTGTTTTCTTAATGTCGTTTTTTCTAGAAGTGGTTCCGATTTACAGCTTTAACGACGACATTCTACTTAATGCTGTTTTTGGTGGTGTCATTGCTGCGGTGGGTGTCGGGTTGACACTTAAGTGGGGGGCATCCACTGGTGGGTTGGATATCATCGCGATGATTTTATCCCGGATGAAGGACAAGCCTGTTGGGACGTATTTCTTTGCGCTAAATGCGGTAATTATCGTCACAGCGGGTCTTGTGTTTGGTTGGGAAAAAGCTTTATACACACTTGTGACCCTTTATGCTTCTACTCGTGTTATTGATGCGATCCATACTAGACATGAGAAATTGACTGCGATGATTGTGACGAAGAAAGGTCAGGCGGTAAAAGAAGCGATACATGCAAAAATGGTTCGCGGTATTACGTCGGTTCCGGCACGCGGGGCTTTTACTGGGGAAGATAAGGAAATGTTGATGATTGTTATAACTCGTTATGAGATGTATGATTTGGAGCGGATTTTAAAGGAAGCAGATCCGAATGCTTTTACTAATATCGTACAGACTACTGGTATCTTCGGGTTCTTTAGAAAAGATTAA
- a CDS encoding DegV family protein: MTIRIIADSASDLPKDFFARDMVDLIPLKVLFGETEYEDMVTIDSSQVYDAMRSGEVVKTSQASPVFMKDLFTEVAKKGETAIYVAFSSELSGTYQTAVLMQKEVLEEYPDLDLTIIDSKCASLGYGLVVKRAVEMASGGASKEELLSSVNHDISHMEHVFTVDNLDYLARGGRVSKASAFVGGLLNIKPLLHMEDGKLVPLEKIRGRKKVLRRMVEVMRERNGFDTSEQRIGISHGDDLATAEALKEMIKESCDCDDFTITSIGSAVGAHSGPGTIALFFLNGKKA, from the coding sequence ATGACAATAAGAATTATCGCAGATAGTGCCAGCGACTTACCAAAAGATTTTTTTGCACGTGATATGGTAGACCTTATTCCTTTAAAAGTACTGTTTGGTGAAACAGAATATGAGGACATGGTCACTATTGATTCTTCACAGGTTTATGATGCCATGCGCAGTGGTGAAGTAGTTAAAACCTCACAAGCTTCCCCTGTTTTTATGAAAGATTTATTTACTGAGGTAGCTAAAAAAGGTGAAACCGCTATTTATGTAGCATTCTCTTCAGAATTATCTGGTACATATCAAACCGCAGTACTTATGCAAAAAGAAGTATTGGAGGAATATCCTGATCTTGACCTGACAATCATCGATTCAAAATGCGCCTCACTTGGATATGGACTAGTCGTGAAGCGTGCAGTTGAAATGGCGAGTGGAGGAGCATCCAAAGAAGAATTGTTGTCTTCCGTGAATCATGATATTAGTCATATGGAACATGTTTTCACAGTGGATAATTTGGATTATTTAGCTCGTGGCGGGCGCGTAAGTAAAGCATCCGCATTTGTCGGAGGGCTTTTGAATATCAAGCCTTTACTTCATATGGAAGATGGCAAATTGGTCCCACTTGAGAAAATTCGTGGTCGCAAGAAAGTGTTGCGCCGGATGGTGGAAGTGATGCGGGAGCGCAATGGTTTTGACACTTCGGAACAACGAATCGGAATCAGCCATGGAGACGACCTTGCTACTGCAGAAGCGTTAAAAGAAATGATAAAAGAGTCATGTGATTGTGATGACTTCACGATTACATCTATCGGTTCAGCAGTAGGTGCTCATTCTGGTCCAGGAACCATCGCCTTATTCTTCCTCAACGGGAAAAAAGCGTAA
- a CDS encoding DUF3941 domain-containing protein — protein sequence MPHTSDNDKKAKDNNAKRHEKNMQREKNAQKGERQYSKTTDHL from the coding sequence ATGCCACACACAAGCGATAACGACAAAAAAGCAAAAGACAACAACGCGAAACGCCATGAAAAGAATATGCAGCGTGAGAAGAATGCACAAAAAGGTGAACGTCAGTATTCTAAGACGACGGATCATTTGTAG